One region of Thiomonas intermedia genomic DNA includes:
- a CDS encoding sensor domain-containing diguanylate cyclase, with protein sequence MSVAPNAAAQSGLPETSWRIGRNGLFIDREQDEAFIRAEWGVFGPRVRQIGLYGSVAFLSATFTDLSVLGATAVYWSLLAARFMILGWGLWLARMGSARPAPPIRRVGAALLGFELSIMVLFLLVVLAYGGGADYHSITALALIFAGYAYVPVLRREAMWIGGIFTALFAVVVWSSLRFDTKYVNIALVLFGFANVAGWQIAVSLSRGLRTAWLDRRRLEFEAQAAQDARQQAEQSEENLARLFDATPMPLVLVRVADAKVLRFNAAAKNLIDPQGRKQGEVFSTDFYEDPTLRARLLARLRTEGAVRQEEVRLKTVSGQVIDVLFSMRLLRFAGEDCIVSGMVEISAQKRLEHQLRVLAFTDPLTGLQSRRGFFAMSEQAMRAAPPGAPGPCVVLIDLDHFKLINDRYGHPVGDEVLVEFAQVVLSLLREGDVMARMGGEEFCLLLAHARAAQALEVAERIREFVAAHPFQTSAGVVRLSLSLGLAGCDGPARNIDEVLSMADQAMYRAKLGGRNRTEMHCA encoded by the coding sequence ATGTCTGTTGCCCCAAACGCCGCGGCCCAATCTGGCCTTCCCGAGACATCTTGGCGCATCGGCCGCAATGGCCTTTTCATCGACCGCGAGCAGGACGAGGCTTTCATCCGCGCGGAATGGGGCGTGTTCGGGCCGCGGGTACGGCAGATCGGGCTCTACGGCTCAGTGGCTTTTCTTTCTGCGACGTTCACCGACCTTTCCGTCCTCGGGGCCACTGCGGTGTACTGGAGTCTGTTGGCCGCGCGGTTCATGATTCTGGGCTGGGGCCTCTGGCTCGCGCGCATGGGGAGTGCGCGCCCGGCGCCGCCGATCCGTCGGGTGGGGGCGGCGCTGCTGGGTTTCGAGCTCAGCATCATGGTGCTGTTCCTGCTGGTGGTGCTGGCGTATGGGGGCGGTGCGGACTATCACTCCATCACGGCGCTGGCGCTGATTTTCGCGGGCTATGCCTATGTGCCTGTGCTGCGCCGTGAGGCGATGTGGATTGGTGGCATTTTTACGGCTCTGTTCGCCGTGGTTGTCTGGAGTTCGCTGCGGTTCGACACCAAATACGTGAATATCGCGTTGGTGCTGTTCGGGTTCGCGAACGTGGCGGGGTGGCAGATTGCGGTCTCTCTCAGTCGGGGTCTGCGCACGGCCTGGCTGGACCGGCGTCGGCTTGAGTTCGAGGCGCAGGCGGCGCAGGACGCGCGGCAGCAGGCCGAGCAGAGTGAGGAGAATCTCGCGCGGCTGTTCGATGCCACGCCCATGCCGCTGGTGCTGGTTCGGGTGGCGGATGCCAAGGTCCTGCGCTTCAACGCGGCGGCGAAGAACCTGATCGATCCGCAGGGCAGGAAGCAGGGCGAGGTTTTCAGCACCGATTTTTACGAGGACCCTACGCTGCGTGCGCGGCTGCTCGCGCGCCTGCGGACCGAGGGGGCCGTGCGCCAGGAGGAGGTTCGACTGAAGACGGTGTCGGGCCAGGTCATCGATGTGCTGTTTTCGATGCGTCTGCTGCGGTTTGCCGGGGAGGACTGCATCGTCTCGGGCATGGTGGAGATTTCGGCGCAGAAGCGTCTGGAACATCAGTTGCGTGTCTTGGCGTTCACTGACCCGCTTACGGGTCTGCAGAGCCGGCGCGGCTTTTTTGCGATGAGCGAGCAGGCCATGCGCGCCGCGCCGCCTGGAGCGCCAGGACCTTGCGTCGTGCTGATCGACCTCGATCATTTCAAGCTGATCAATGACCGGTATGGTCATCCGGTGGGCGATGAGGTGCTGGTGGAGTTCGCGCAGGTGGTGCTGTCGCTGTTGCGCGAAGGCGATGTGATGGCGCGCATGGGGGGCGAGGAGTTCTGCCTTTTGCTTGCGCATGCGCGTGCGGCGCAGGCTCTGGAAGTGGCCGAGCGCATCCGGGAGTTCGTGGCGGCCCATCCCTTCCAGACCTCGGCCGGTGTGGTGCGCCTGAGTCTGAGTCTGGGTCTCGCGGGATGTGATGGGCCGGCGCGGAACATTGATGAGGTGCTGTCGATGGCCGATCAGGCCATGTACCGCGCCAAGCTGGGCGGGCGCAACCGGACTGAGATGCACTGCGCCTGA
- the hemP gene encoding hemin uptake protein HemP produces the protein MNPTPGKAAPLSAMTGAVPESMTHPGLTLHSRELFRQGAVVQIRHQGQVYQLRLTRQDKLILTK, from the coding sequence ATGAATCCCACGCCAGGTAAGGCGGCGCCGCTTTCGGCGATGACGGGTGCGGTTCCCGAGTCGATGACGCACCCCGGGCTGACGCTGCATTCGCGCGAGTTGTTTCGGCAGGGCGCGGTGGTGCAGATCCGTCATCAGGGACAGGTCTACCAACTGCGCCTGACCCGCCAGGACAAGCTGATTTTGACCAAGTAG
- a CDS encoding ParB/RepB/Spo0J family partition protein: MATKKPKGLGRGLDVLLGPSVELTDTDAAALRELRLDDLVPGRYQPRSQMDEGALYELAQSIKTQGVMQPVLVRSLPDGRFEIIAGERRTRAARLAGLDTVPALVKEADDRSTLSMALIENLQREDLNPLEEARGIARLIDEFGHTHEQAGQAVGRSRTATSNLLRLLQLADAVQTMLLAGDLDMGHARALLSLDKAQQVQAAQQILAKRLSVREAEKLVARTHQGEQAARPVKAAAAAKDRDWKRLEEELSEHFTAPVEIRAKAVRKGHQSGEVAIRFSTLDELDGLLALLRGHPADA; the protein is encoded by the coding sequence ATGGCAACCAAAAAACCCAAAGGACTAGGCCGCGGCCTCGACGTTCTGCTCGGCCCCTCCGTCGAGCTGACGGACACCGATGCCGCCGCCCTGCGCGAGCTGCGCCTGGACGATCTCGTGCCCGGCCGCTACCAGCCTCGCTCGCAAATGGATGAGGGCGCCCTCTATGAGCTGGCGCAGAGCATCAAGACGCAAGGCGTGATGCAGCCCGTGCTGGTGCGCTCCCTGCCCGACGGCCGTTTTGAAATCATCGCCGGGGAACGCCGCACCCGCGCCGCCCGCCTCGCTGGGCTCGACACCGTCCCCGCGCTGGTCAAGGAAGCCGACGACCGGTCCACCCTGTCCATGGCGCTGATCGAAAATCTTCAGCGCGAGGATCTCAATCCGCTGGAAGAAGCCCGCGGCATCGCCCGCCTGATCGATGAATTCGGCCACACCCATGAACAGGCCGGGCAGGCGGTCGGCCGCTCGCGCACCGCCACCAGCAACCTCCTGCGCCTGCTGCAACTAGCCGATGCGGTGCAGACCATGCTGCTGGCCGGCGACCTCGACATGGGACACGCCCGGGCCCTGCTGTCGCTGGACAAGGCGCAGCAGGTTCAGGCGGCGCAGCAGATCCTGGCCAAGCGACTGAGCGTGCGCGAGGCCGAAAAACTGGTTGCGCGAACCCACCAGGGCGAACAAGCCGCCCGCCCCGTCAAGGCCGCCGCAGCCGCCAAAGACCGCGACTGGAAACGGCTGGAAGAGGAACTGTCCGAGCACTTCACCGCGCCGGTTGAAATCCGCGCCAAAGCGGTTCGCAAAGGACACCAAAGCGGTGAAGTCGCCATCCGGTTCAGCACCCTGGACGAACTCGACGGGCTGCTCGCCCTGCTGCGCGGCCATCCTGCGGATGCCTAG